A single region of the Bdellovibrio sp. GT3 genome encodes:
- a CDS encoding sulfurtransferase, whose product MRIFILILSLFLAVVSCQTKPTIVTSETGVVGAPERLMEGSPVILDVRPPFEFNLSHVPGAINVRWEDFSSQDPNSRGVLQDDLFAIARRLSLIGIDPDSKVVILGKGSLGAGEEGRIAWTLEVLGVKNVHTALYTVARSMNPKGDEPLVKNKPMWKPVVDESLFIDSKNFKAYATHKLSPLKMTGKKKSKKAMDLPVSSLFGMNFNEAKSKVVILDVRSSAEYGINNLSKYKNVKTPVVQLEWKEFFTESNAVSKDLAKKLESKGITQDKIIMVISNHGVRSGAVTFALREMGYRQSVNFAGGYEQWK is encoded by the coding sequence ATGCGTATTTTTATTTTGATCCTATCGTTGTTTTTAGCGGTTGTTTCCTGCCAAACAAAACCCACGATTGTCACATCTGAAACGGGTGTGGTTGGGGCTCCGGAAAGACTGATGGAGGGGAGTCCGGTTATTTTGGATGTTCGTCCTCCGTTTGAATTCAACCTTTCTCATGTTCCGGGTGCGATCAATGTTCGTTGGGAGGACTTTTCCTCCCAGGATCCTAACTCCCGTGGCGTCCTTCAGGATGATTTGTTTGCAATTGCCCGTCGTTTGTCTTTGATTGGAATTGATCCGGATTCAAAAGTCGTGATTCTGGGTAAAGGATCATTGGGAGCTGGTGAGGAAGGGCGTATCGCTTGGACTTTGGAAGTCTTGGGTGTAAAGAACGTTCACACGGCACTGTACACGGTGGCGCGATCCATGAATCCAAAAGGCGACGAGCCCTTGGTTAAAAACAAACCAATGTGGAAGCCCGTGGTGGATGAGTCTTTGTTCATTGATTCAAAAAACTTCAAAGCCTATGCGACTCACAAGCTTTCGCCGCTGAAAATGACCGGTAAAAAGAAAAGCAAAAAAGCCATGGATCTGCCGGTAAGTTCTTTGTTTGGAATGAACTTCAACGAAGCCAAGTCCAAAGTTGTGATTCTGGATGTGCGCTCTTCTGCAGAGTACGGCATCAATAACCTGTCCAAATATAAGAATGTAAAGACACCCGTCGTGCAACTTGAGTGGAAAGAGTTCTTTACCGAATCCAACGCAGTTTCCAAAGACCTTGCTAAAAAGCTGGAATCCAAAGGGATCACCCAGGATAAAATCATTATGGTGATCAGCAATCACGGCGTGCGCTCCGGAGCTGTGACCTTTGCATTGCGTGAAATGGGCTACCGTCAAAGTGTGAATTTTGCCGGGGGCTATGAGCAATGGAAATAG
- a CDS encoding class I fructose-bisphosphate aldolase, translated as MTPRVREILSWYGSDNPGVLTNLARIMNHGKLAGTGKMVILPVDQGFEHGPARSFAKNPDGYDPNYHIELAIESGCNAYAAPLGFIEAVSRDYAGEIPLILKINNSETLYGNKAPISAVTSYIDDALRLGCVGIGFTIYPGSAERKTMYEEIAEASRLAKQAGLVVVIWSYARGEQISKDGETAIDVIAYSAHIAAQLGAHIIKVKPPTAHIEQAAAAKVYAEQGIKVSTLTDRIRHVVQSCFNGKRIVIFSGGEAKGTEELLKEVQEMAQGGGFGSIMGRNAFQRPKKEAIALLQGVMEAFAGKKLN; from the coding sequence ATGACACCAAGAGTTAGAGAGATTTTGAGCTGGTACGGATCCGACAACCCAGGCGTTTTGACGAACCTGGCTCGTATTATGAACCACGGTAAATTGGCGGGAACTGGTAAGATGGTTATTCTTCCGGTGGATCAAGGTTTCGAACACGGTCCGGCTCGTTCATTTGCAAAAAATCCAGATGGTTATGATCCTAACTATCATATCGAGTTGGCGATCGAATCTGGTTGCAACGCTTATGCAGCACCACTTGGTTTCATTGAAGCTGTGTCTCGTGACTACGCTGGCGAAATTCCATTGATCTTGAAAATCAACAACTCTGAAACTCTTTACGGCAACAAAGCGCCAATCTCTGCAGTGACGTCTTACATCGACGATGCTTTGAGACTGGGTTGCGTGGGTATCGGTTTCACAATCTACCCGGGCTCTGCAGAACGCAAAACCATGTACGAAGAGATCGCTGAAGCATCTCGCTTGGCAAAACAAGCGGGTCTGGTTGTGGTTATCTGGTCTTACGCTCGTGGTGAGCAGATCTCTAAAGATGGTGAAACAGCTATCGACGTGATCGCATACTCTGCACACATCGCAGCTCAATTGGGCGCACACATCATCAAAGTAAAACCACCAACAGCACACATTGAGCAAGCAGCGGCTGCAAAAGTCTACGCTGAACAAGGTATCAAAGTTTCCACTCTGACTGATCGTATCCGTCACGTGGTTCAATCCTGCTTCAACGGCAAACGCATCGTGATCTTCTCCGGTGGTGAGGCTAAAGGCACTGAAGAGCTTCTGAAAGAAGTTCAGGAGATGGCACAAGGTGGAGGCTTCGGTTCCATCATGGGCCGTAATGCATTCCAACGTCCTAAGAAGGAAGCAATCGCTCTTCTTCAAGGTGTGATGGAAGCTTTTGCCGGTAAAAAACTTAACTAA
- a CDS encoding ATP-binding protein, with translation MNKKRLPWWIWIVCFAIFHINTQLNILYIATTGTSFFNFPVAFAIPMTLWWGPGVLVPLFLNATVSAPLWGATNPLFFPVHALPETLHVFLAWILVKERFRHDVWSPTPKGISLYTVYGIIIPSILLTLGVQGILLGAGVITRDQFLWTSVLNVIGNFMSGVVISLPILILLTPWLEKKRLSLFPAEDIEMRWFHHLSQREKIVMFSLLAISLALSLKIPLTQSWYAYGIIVLFCASWYGLKTAILVNTWVAFLALALPVAMGNPWPQDFSAIQTPATLVTLCFSALMAGAAVSGLTDKIDRLRFTEQELKTAKETAEEASRAKSDFLARMSHEIRTPLNSVLGMLELLKETNLSKDQERYLTLFSHAGENLKALINDLLDFSKIEAKALSIESTTYNLHSTVRSVFEILQIKAEEKGLNFQLQIDPQVPLYQRGDPTRLRQVLFNLIGNALKFTEEGEVEIYVGVENPDSAEAQLLLEIRDTGIGIPRDKQSSLFSPFFQAEDTTTRRYGGTGLGLVISKNLVEIMGGKLELRSLSGRGTTFRILLPHRPETVAATEVKPTTAPNWAEQFKGRVFSLLLVDDSQDNRLLLTHYLKNQPFTFTEAVNGKEAVDKFKEGKFDFIFMDMQMPIMSGYKATELIRHYEKENRLGHTPIIALTATAVLEDLQRTLVAGCDMYMVKPVKKAEVLDTLTHILTTKLPTREAPKERPPEPPSLNI, from the coding sequence ATGAATAAAAAGCGCTTACCTTGGTGGATATGGATTGTGTGCTTTGCCATTTTCCATATCAACACACAGCTAAACATCCTCTATATAGCGACAACCGGAACATCGTTTTTTAACTTTCCCGTGGCATTCGCAATTCCCATGACTTTGTGGTGGGGCCCCGGTGTGCTGGTGCCATTATTTCTGAATGCCACCGTCAGTGCTCCCTTATGGGGAGCCACCAACCCTCTGTTTTTTCCCGTCCATGCTCTCCCCGAAACACTGCACGTCTTTTTAGCCTGGATTCTGGTCAAAGAAAGATTCCGACATGATGTGTGGAGCCCCACACCTAAAGGCATCAGTCTTTATACTGTGTATGGAATCATTATTCCGTCCATACTGCTGACTCTGGGAGTTCAGGGAATTTTATTGGGTGCCGGTGTCATCACCCGTGATCAGTTTCTGTGGACCAGCGTTTTGAATGTCATCGGTAACTTCATGAGTGGCGTGGTAATTTCACTTCCTATTTTGATTCTGCTGACCCCTTGGCTAGAGAAAAAAAGACTCTCCCTGTTCCCGGCAGAAGACATCGAGATGCGCTGGTTTCACCATCTGTCCCAACGCGAAAAAATCGTTATGTTCTCTTTGCTGGCCATCAGTTTGGCGCTGAGCTTGAAAATACCCCTGACTCAATCCTGGTATGCCTATGGAATCATCGTTCTATTTTGTGCAAGTTGGTACGGCTTAAAGACCGCGATTCTGGTCAACACCTGGGTGGCATTTTTAGCTTTAGCCTTACCAGTGGCGATGGGAAATCCCTGGCCCCAGGACTTCTCTGCGATTCAAACTCCAGCGACACTCGTGACTTTGTGCTTTTCAGCTTTGATGGCTGGTGCAGCAGTCTCTGGATTGACTGACAAGATCGACCGATTGCGCTTTACTGAACAAGAACTAAAAACCGCCAAGGAAACAGCCGAAGAAGCCTCCCGCGCAAAATCAGACTTCCTGGCCCGAATGAGTCATGAAATTCGCACACCACTGAATTCGGTTCTGGGCATGCTGGAGCTATTAAAGGAAACCAACCTCAGCAAGGATCAGGAACGATATCTGACTTTGTTCAGTCATGCCGGAGAAAACCTGAAAGCTTTAATCAATGACCTGCTGGATTTTTCAAAAATTGAAGCCAAGGCCTTGTCCATCGAAAGCACGACTTATAACTTACACAGCACCGTGCGCTCTGTTTTTGAAATTCTGCAAATCAAAGCCGAGGAAAAAGGTCTTAACTTTCAATTGCAAATAGATCCCCAGGTCCCACTGTATCAGCGCGGTGATCCCACCCGTTTACGTCAGGTTCTATTTAACCTGATTGGAAATGCCCTGAAATTCACCGAAGAAGGTGAAGTTGAAATTTATGTGGGCGTGGAAAATCCAGACTCCGCGGAAGCACAACTGTTATTGGAAATCCGTGATACCGGCATCGGTATTCCCCGCGACAAACAAAGCAGTCTTTTTTCTCCGTTCTTCCAGGCGGAAGACACCACCACACGACGTTACGGCGGCACCGGACTGGGGCTGGTCATCTCCAAAAATCTGGTGGAGATTATGGGAGGAAAGCTGGAACTTCGCAGCCTCTCAGGGCGCGGCACCACTTTCAGAATACTGCTTCCACATCGTCCCGAAACTGTGGCGGCCACCGAAGTCAAACCCACCACGGCACCCAATTGGGCCGAACAATTCAAAGGCAGAGTGTTTTCCTTGCTGCTGGTTGATGATTCCCAGGACAACCGCCTGCTGTTAACTCACTACTTAAAAAATCAACCGTTCACATTTACCGAAGCCGTGAATGGCAAAGAAGCCGTTGATAAATTCAAAGAAGGAAAATTCGATTTCATTTTCATGGATATGCAGATGCCCATTATGTCTGGATACAAAGCCACAGAGTTGATCCGTCACTATGAAAAAGAGAATCGACTGGGCCACACACCGATCATCGCCCTGACGGCCACCGCAGTCCTTGAGGACTTACAACGAACCCTGGTCGCTGGTTGCGACATGTATATGGTGAAACCGGTTAAGAAAGCGGAAGTTTTGGATACTTTGACTCACATCCTGACCACGAAGCTTCCAACCAGAGAAGCCCCTAAGGAGCGACCACCGGAGCCGCCCTCTTTAAATATCTGA
- a CDS encoding YiiD C-terminal domain-containing protein, with protein MEIDAQDFIQVLSDKIKLYEHLGITVAELNSHRVVFNVSLEKNLNHKGTAFGGSLYATGVLSAYALVLAGLKAYHIDTENIVIAKGVIEYHRPIDSDFTIVCEFLDLQTEQAFYQELQDQHRVRADLNVQIFKEGGSGGRSLGASLVGSFVVRM; from the coding sequence ATGGAAATAGACGCTCAGGATTTTATTCAAGTACTGTCTGACAAAATCAAACTTTATGAACACCTGGGAATCACAGTCGCAGAACTGAATTCCCATCGAGTTGTCTTCAATGTGTCGCTGGAAAAAAACTTAAATCACAAAGGCACGGCCTTCGGTGGAAGCCTTTATGCGACTGGAGTTCTTAGCGCCTATGCCCTGGTTTTGGCCGGGCTGAAAGCTTATCATATCGACACGGAAAACATCGTCATCGCCAAAGGCGTGATTGAATACCATCGTCCGATTGATTCTGATTTTACCATCGTCTGTGAATTTCTTGATTTGCAAACAGAGCAGGCTTTTTATCAGGAACTGCAAGATCAGCACAGAGTGCGTGCTGACCTGAATGTTCAGATATTTAAAGAGGGCGGCTCCGGTGGTCGCTCCTTAGGGGCTTCTCTGGTTGGAAGCTTCGTGGTCAGGATGTGA
- the recG gene encoding ATP-dependent DNA helicase RecG, with product MALRLDTQIMYLKGVGPKLGDLFARKGLKTLRDLFEFYPRAFEDQRAARNIASLRPNDIVSIKATVVSVHGVNMGRSSRKMYDVVVRDASGQIHCKYFRVPYKGYFERFKPFSEVRVVGKVTEYRGRIEFHHPDIRDIDPEEENQDALIPLYTEIEGLATAKIMKLVRTGMAQIEEWPEETLPKWMREKYDLKARKDALIEIHNPNPSKAQEYTEFKSAAQRRLIFEEFFWLELFLAAKKTGFQKEAAPLIQNEGKKLSALEKSLPFPLTGAQKRVFAEIKNDLEKGHPMHRLVQGDVGSGKTLVSFMAAVYAAESGFQSCLMAPTEILAEQHYKNAQKVLAPLGITVSLLVGKTKTAERKQVLLDLASGETDLIIGTHALIEEEVRFENLGLAIIDEQHRFGVEQRGILKNKGNSPHFLIMTATPIPRTLAMTVYGDLDVSIIDEMPPGRSPIQTRAIFENKRAQALQFMLEQLQKGRQAYFVYPLVEESEKIDLKNAVEEYEKLKVQFPKVTFGLLHGKMKPDEKDAVMNQFRRQEIQVLVSTTVIEVGVDVPNANIMIIEHAERFGLSQLHQLRGRVGRGEHKSFCILIMGYAVSEEGKQRTEFMEKTTDGFKISEFDLEMRGPGEFMGTRQSGLAGFKMANLVRDMELLQMAREAAFEVLKKDPSLVWPDNRPMKQELLREHGPAALASIA from the coding sequence ATGGCACTTCGTCTCGACACGCAAATCATGTATCTCAAAGGAGTGGGTCCCAAACTGGGGGACTTGTTCGCACGTAAAGGTTTAAAAACCTTGCGGGATCTATTTGAGTTCTATCCTCGAGCTTTCGAGGATCAGCGTGCCGCGCGCAATATCGCAAGTCTTAGACCTAATGACATTGTCAGCATCAAAGCGACGGTAGTTTCTGTTCATGGCGTGAACATGGGGCGCTCTTCCAGAAAGATGTACGATGTGGTGGTGCGCGATGCCTCGGGGCAGATTCACTGCAAATACTTCCGTGTTCCTTACAAAGGTTACTTCGAACGCTTTAAACCGTTTTCCGAAGTGCGTGTGGTGGGGAAAGTCACCGAGTATCGCGGCCGTATCGAATTTCATCATCCCGATATTCGTGACATCGATCCTGAAGAGGAAAATCAGGACGCTTTGATTCCGCTGTACACAGAAATCGAAGGCTTGGCGACAGCGAAAATCATGAAACTGGTTCGCACCGGCATGGCACAAATCGAAGAATGGCCGGAAGAGACTTTACCCAAGTGGATGCGTGAAAAATACGATCTGAAGGCGCGCAAAGATGCGCTGATTGAAATTCATAATCCCAATCCTTCCAAAGCGCAGGAATACACGGAATTCAAAAGTGCGGCCCAACGTCGCTTGATTTTCGAGGAATTCTTTTGGTTGGAGCTATTTCTTGCAGCCAAAAAAACCGGCTTCCAAAAAGAAGCCGCGCCATTGATCCAAAACGAGGGCAAAAAACTTTCGGCCTTGGAAAAATCACTGCCATTTCCTTTAACGGGTGCGCAGAAACGGGTTTTTGCAGAAATCAAAAATGATCTTGAAAAAGGCCATCCGATGCATCGTCTGGTTCAAGGTGACGTGGGCAGTGGTAAAACTCTGGTCAGTTTCATGGCGGCCGTTTACGCCGCTGAAAGCGGTTTTCAATCCTGCCTGATGGCGCCAACCGAAATCCTAGCGGAACAGCACTATAAGAACGCACAAAAAGTTTTGGCACCTTTGGGGATCACCGTGTCTTTGCTGGTTGGTAAAACCAAAACAGCAGAGCGCAAGCAGGTTCTTTTAGATCTGGCCAGCGGCGAGACCGATTTGATTATCGGCACGCATGCATTGATTGAAGAAGAAGTGCGCTTTGAAAACCTGGGCCTGGCGATTATCGACGAACAACATCGCTTTGGTGTTGAACAACGGGGCATCCTGAAAAACAAAGGCAATTCGCCGCATTTCCTGATTATGACGGCAACTCCGATTCCTAGAACATTGGCTATGACCGTGTATGGTGATCTGGATGTTTCAATTATCGATGAAATGCCTCCGGGACGCAGTCCGATTCAAACCCGCGCGATTTTTGAAAACAAAAGGGCGCAGGCCTTGCAGTTTATGCTGGAGCAATTGCAAAAAGGCCGACAGGCCTACTTCGTCTATCCGCTGGTGGAAGAGTCTGAAAAGATCGATCTGAAAAACGCGGTGGAAGAGTACGAAAAGCTTAAAGTTCAATTTCCTAAAGTCACCTTTGGTCTGCTTCATGGAAAAATGAAGCCCGACGAAAAAGATGCGGTGATGAACCAATTCCGTCGTCAGGAGATTCAAGTTCTGGTTTCCACCACAGTGATCGAAGTCGGTGTCGACGTTCCCAATGCCAATATCATGATCATCGAACATGCCGAACGTTTTGGTTTGTCGCAGCTTCATCAATTGCGCGGTCGTGTCGGTCGGGGGGAGCACAAGTCCTTTTGTATTTTGATCATGGGCTATGCGGTTTCTGAAGAAGGCAAACAGCGCACAGAATTCATGGAAAAAACCACCGACGGATTCAAGATTTCCGAATTCGATTTGGAAATGCGCGGCCCGGGTGAATTCATGGGGACCCGCCAATCCGGTCTTGCTGGATTTAAAATGGCCAATCTGGTTCGTGATATGGAGCTTTTGCAGATGGCGCGTGAAGCGGCTTTTGAAGTGCTTAAAAAAGATCCATCTCTGGTGTGGCCGGATAATCGCCCGATGAAGCAGGAGTTATTGCGCGAACACGGTCCGGCGGCTTTGGCCTCCATTGCCTAA
- the lysS gene encoding lysine--tRNA ligase: MSIQENALRAEKRKKLHALREKGINPYPYTFENKTAIAEIVEKHAAGLQAGEKKPESVYRIAGRLMTLRAMGKACFFNVQDQTGTVQVYVKTEELAEKEKAAFDLVDLGDIVGVEGYVFKSQKGEFSIYLKHFEILTKTIEPLPEKFHGVQDVEIKYRHRHLDLMTDADSRKVFVTRSKIISEIRRFLDSRGFMEVETPTLQPIYGGAAATPFTTHHKALDMKLYMRISPELYLKRLLVGGFEKVYEISKNFRNEGIDRTHNPEFSLLEFYEAYTDYNYQMDQFEELVSQLALKITGSMKVSYQGKEIDFTPPWRRLTVHDGVREYAKIDPDKATDQELFEAVNKMGGDLDAPGKRGEMIMELFELTAEQHLWQPTFVMDHPKEISPLTKIHRGDDRLVERFEPFAACMEIGNSYSELNDPEDQLARLKEQEASRGTDEEAHPMDEDFLLAIDAGMPPTGGVGLGIERIVMILTDRPSIRDIIFFPTMRITK, encoded by the coding sequence ATGTCGATTCAAGAAAACGCGCTTCGCGCGGAGAAACGTAAAAAATTACACGCCCTTCGCGAGAAGGGCATTAATCCGTATCCATACACGTTTGAAAATAAAACGGCGATCGCTGAGATCGTGGAAAAACACGCAGCTGGTTTGCAAGCAGGCGAAAAGAAGCCTGAATCTGTATACCGTATTGCGGGTCGTTTGATGACTTTGCGTGCGATGGGTAAGGCTTGCTTCTTTAACGTTCAGGACCAAACAGGGACTGTTCAAGTTTACGTAAAAACTGAAGAGTTGGCAGAGAAAGAAAAAGCCGCATTTGATCTTGTGGACCTTGGCGACATCGTGGGTGTTGAAGGTTACGTTTTCAAATCACAAAAGGGTGAATTCTCCATTTACCTAAAGCACTTCGAAATTTTGACAAAAACGATCGAACCATTGCCAGAGAAATTCCACGGCGTGCAAGACGTAGAGATCAAGTACCGTCACAGACATTTGGATTTGATGACGGATGCGGATTCTCGCAAGGTTTTCGTAACTCGTTCTAAAATCATCTCTGAAATCCGCAGATTCCTGGATTCTCGCGGTTTCATGGAAGTTGAAACTCCAACACTTCAGCCAATCTATGGTGGTGCAGCGGCGACTCCGTTCACAACTCATCACAAAGCATTGGATATGAAATTGTACATGAGAATTTCGCCAGAGCTTTACCTGAAACGTCTTTTGGTGGGCGGCTTCGAGAAAGTTTACGAAATTTCCAAAAACTTCCGTAACGAAGGTATCGACAGAACTCACAATCCGGAGTTCTCGCTGCTTGAGTTCTACGAAGCTTACACAGACTACAATTATCAAATGGATCAATTCGAGGAACTTGTTTCTCAATTGGCTTTGAAAATCACGGGCAGCATGAAGGTTTCTTACCAAGGTAAGGAAATCGATTTCACGCCGCCATGGAGACGTTTGACGGTTCACGACGGTGTTCGTGAATACGCGAAGATTGATCCGGATAAGGCAACTGATCAGGAGCTTTTCGAAGCGGTAAACAAAATGGGCGGCGACCTGGATGCTCCAGGAAAACGCGGCGAAATGATCATGGAGTTGTTCGAGCTGACAGCGGAACAACATTTGTGGCAGCCAACATTTGTTATGGATCATCCGAAAGAAATCTCTCCATTGACGAAAATTCACCGCGGTGATGATCGCCTGGTAGAGCGTTTTGAGCCATTCGCAGCTTGCATGGAAATCGGCAACTCATACTCAGAGTTGAATGATCCGGAAGACCAATTGGCACGTTTGAAAGAACAAGAAGCATCTCGTGGTACGGACGAAGAAGCTCATCCGATGGATGAAGATTTCTTGTTGGCCATCGATGCAGGTATGCCTCCAACAGGGGGTGTAGGCTTGGGTATTGAACGTATCGTAATGATTCTGACAGACAGACCGTCTATCCGAGACATTATTTTCTTCCCTACCATGAGGATAACTAAGTAG
- a CDS encoding HD-GYP domain-containing protein, with protein sequence MTDTQYFRIRLSTIRPDKVTSFDIFVQVDGKYILYLRAGDKLSDGKISRLHARDTGDSFFVRMEDKQNYRDWVKEEMNSDKLDSFEKAKILRESSVALMEDLFENPDVNKALDESRPIITDFIDLMENAPEAMGFMISLSGHDFYTYNHSLDVSIYSLGLGKALGYSPKQLEELGVGALFHDIGKRNVSLDILCKKGGLTDAEWEQMKMHPQYGLVILNNHPNISDAIKAACFEHHESWSGNGYPQQLIGDEIHPFARIVAITDTYDAMTTQRSYNVPLTPIDAVTMMKEKLAGRYDPDMLKALYSVLFKIKAA encoded by the coding sequence ATGACAGACACTCAGTATTTCCGCATACGTTTAAGCACGATCCGCCCTGACAAAGTTACAAGTTTTGATATTTTTGTGCAGGTCGATGGCAAGTATATTTTGTATCTTCGTGCTGGCGATAAACTGTCTGATGGAAAGATTTCCCGTCTGCATGCCCGTGACACCGGTGATTCCTTCTTTGTTCGCATGGAGGACAAACAGAACTACCGCGACTGGGTGAAAGAAGAAATGAATTCCGACAAGCTGGATTCTTTTGAGAAAGCAAAAATCCTGCGCGAGTCCTCTGTCGCATTGATGGAAGATCTTTTTGAAAATCCGGATGTAAACAAAGCACTGGATGAGTCCCGCCCGATCATCACGGACTTTATTGACCTTATGGAAAACGCTCCAGAGGCGATGGGTTTCATGATCTCTTTGTCAGGCCATGATTTCTATACCTACAACCACTCACTGGATGTCAGCATCTACTCTTTGGGTTTGGGAAAAGCCCTGGGTTATTCTCCGAAACAACTTGAAGAACTGGGCGTAGGCGCTCTTTTCCACGACATCGGTAAACGCAACGTCAGCCTGGACATCCTTTGCAAAAAGGGCGGCTTGACGGATGCTGAGTGGGAGCAGATGAAAATGCATCCCCAATATGGTCTAGTTATCCTGAACAACCACCCGAACATCTCAGATGCCATTAAAGCGGCCTGCTTTGAGCACCATGAGTCCTGGTCTGGGAATGGTTACCCCCAACAATTGATAGGTGACGAGATCCACCCGTTCGCCCGTATCGTGGCTATTACCGATACATACGATGCAATGACAACTCAACGCTCATATAATGTCCCACTTACGCCGATAGATGCTGTGACCATGATGAAAGAAAAGCTGGCGGGTCGTTATGATCCCGACATGCTGAAGGCACTGTATTCAGTACTTTTTAAAATTAAAGCAGCGTAG
- a CDS encoding NifU family protein, producing MSTNRVSFEATPNPATMKFLLHTKVADEGFDCPSAQEAERSPLATKIFGFPWTSSVYVGSDFITVTKQDWVDWELLAQPLSGLIQEHMDSKEPVVVKIVQHTDVDDPNDSPMVRNIKSVLNREIRPVVALDGGDIVFNKFEDGKLYIHMRGACAGCPSSQATLKDGIEVRMKELFPEIHEVLAI from the coding sequence ATGAGCACAAACAGAGTTTCCTTCGAAGCCACACCAAATCCAGCGACCATGAAGTTCCTTTTGCACACCAAAGTGGCAGACGAGGGCTTTGATTGTCCCTCTGCGCAAGAAGCAGAGCGCTCTCCGCTGGCGACTAAAATCTTCGGCTTTCCTTGGACCAGCTCCGTTTACGTGGGTTCTGATTTCATCACTGTGACCAAGCAAGACTGGGTCGACTGGGAACTCTTGGCTCAGCCATTGAGTGGCCTTATTCAGGAACACATGGACAGCAAAGAGCCTGTGGTTGTTAAAATCGTTCAGCACACTGATGTTGATGATCCCAACGACTCCCCCATGGTGAGAAACATCAAATCCGTTTTGAATCGCGAAATCCGCCCAGTGGTGGCGTTGGACGGCGGCGATATCGTTTTCAATAAATTCGAAGACGGCAAGCTTTACATCCATATGCGTGGCGCCTGCGCGGGCTGCCCTTCTTCTCAGGCGACTTTGAAAGACGGTATCGAAGTTCGTATGAAAGAATTGTTCCCGGAAATTCATGAAGTTCTTGCGATCTGA